The following proteins come from a genomic window of Lycium ferocissimum isolate CSIRO_LF1 chromosome 4, AGI_CSIRO_Lferr_CH_V1, whole genome shotgun sequence:
- the LOC132052394 gene encoding uncharacterized protein LOC132052394, whose product MTTTSYSKLSMKLLIDTNAGKVLFAEADKDCVDFLFQILSLPAGTVMSLLKEKGMSGSLPNLYESVENLKDAYIQSNQCKDILLKPKSSVGISSAPFLLLNDDGLTREKTFYGCSYSSSHSTVSDDPSALCTSCRHSMSRKITYVAPPVAKGAVAATGGFVKDLVTYMVTDDLVVTPMSTISCISLLNKFNVRDVGVLEEEVVSFGMNEALELLKASFESKEVLTSVFTSCVKVEK is encoded by the exons ATGACGACTACTTCTTATAGCAAATTGAGCATGAAGCTTTTGATTGACACCAATGCTGGTAAAGTCCTATTTGCTGAGGCTGATAAGGACTGTGTAGATTTCCTCTTTCAGATTCTCTCATTGCCTGCGGGAACTGTTATGAGTCTTCTCAAGGAAAAAGGAATGAGTGGATCCTTGCCTAACCTCTATGAAAGCGTAGAAAATCTGAAGGACGCATATATCCAATCGAACCAATGCAAGGATATCCTTTTAAAACCCAAGTCCTCTGTTGGGATCTCTTCAGCTCCTTTTCTATTGCTTAATGATGACGGTCTAACACGTGAGAAGACTTTTTATGGCTGTTCCTACAGTAGTTCCCACTCAACTGTTTCTGATGACCCTAGTGCTCTCTGCACAAGCTGTCGACATAGCATGTCAAGAAAGATTACATATGTTGCTCCGCCCGTAGCAAAAGGAGCTGTGGCAGCAACAGGGGGTTTTGTGAAGGATTTGGTGACATACATGGTGACGGATGACTTGGTGGTTACGCCCATGTCTACCATTTCTTGCATTTCCCTTCTCAACAAGTTTAATGTCAGGGATGTAGGTGTACTAGAGGAGGAAGTAGTAAGTTTTGGAATGAATGAG GCGCTGGAGTTGCTGAAGGCATCTTTCGAGTCGAAAGAAGTTCTGACAAGTGTTTTCACGAGCTGCGTAAAAGTGGAGAAATAG